In one window of Ruminococcus hominis DNA:
- a CDS encoding THUMP domain-containing class I SAM-dependent RNA methyltransferase — protein sequence MKRVELIAPCHFGLESVLKREIIDLGYEISKVEDGRVTFIGDAEAICRANVFLRTAERILLKVGEFEARTFDELFEKTKSLPWEDYIPADGKFWVTKAASVKSKLFSPSDIQSIMKKAMVERMKIQYHKKWFEETGASYPVRVFLMKDVVTIGLDTSGVSLHKRGYRQLSSKAPITETLAAALIMLTPWKKDRILVDPFCGSGTFPIEAAMMAANIAPGMNRSFTAESWTNLIPKKLWYDTIDEANELVNDDIEVDIQGYDIDADVIRAARQNAEDAGVAHLIHFQQRPVSELRHPKKYGFVITNPPYGERLEEKEALPKLYSEFGESFQKLDSWSAYMITSYEDTERYFGRKADKNRKIYNGMLKTYFYQFIGPRPPKRTVKNEGEA from the coding sequence ATGAAGAGAGTAGAATTAATTGCCCCTTGTCATTTTGGCCTGGAATCAGTTCTGAAAAGGGAAATCATAGATCTTGGATATGAGATTTCAAAAGTAGAAGATGGAAGGGTTACATTTATAGGAGATGCTGAGGCAATTTGCCGTGCAAATGTATTTTTAAGAACAGCGGAAAGAATTTTGCTGAAGGTTGGCGAATTTGAAGCGAGAACATTTGATGAATTATTTGAAAAAACAAAGAGCCTGCCATGGGAGGATTATATTCCTGCGGATGGAAAATTCTGGGTTACAAAGGCCGCTTCGGTAAAAAGTAAATTGTTCAGTCCATCGGACATTCAGTCTATTATGAAAAAAGCGATGGTTGAGAGAATGAAAATACAATATCATAAAAAATGGTTTGAGGAAACAGGAGCATCTTATCCGGTGCGTGTATTCTTAATGAAGGATGTTGTGACAATCGGTCTTGATACATCGGGAGTATCTCTGCATAAGAGAGGATATCGTCAGCTTTCAAGTAAAGCACCGATTACGGAGACGCTGGCAGCAGCATTGATCATGCTTACACCATGGAAGAAAGACAGAATTCTTGTAGATCCATTTTGCGGAAGTGGAACATTTCCAATAGAGGCGGCAATGATGGCTGCCAATATCGCTCCGGGAATGAATCGTTCATTTACAGCAGAAAGCTGGACGAATCTGATTCCGAAAAAGCTGTGGTATGATACGATTGATGAGGCAAATGAATTAGTAAATGATGATATCGAAGTGGATATTCAGGGATATGATATTGATGCAGATGTGATTCGTGCTGCAAGACAAAATGCAGAAGATGCAGGTGTTGCACATTTGATACATTTCCAGCAAAGACCGGTCAGTGAGCTTAGGCATCCGAAAAAATATGGATTTGTAATTACGAACCCGCCTTATGGAGAGCGTCTTGAAGAAAAAGAGGCACTTCCGAAGTTGTACAGTGAATTTGGGGAAAGTTTTCAGAAGCTGGATAGCTGGTCTGCCTATATGATTACAAGCTATGAAGATACAGAACGATATTTTGGAAGAAAAGCAGATAAGAATAGAAAGATTTATAACGGTATGTTGAAGACATATTTTTATCAGTTTATTGGACCAAGACCACCAAAACGTACTGTAAAGAACGAAGGAGAGGCGTAA